In a single window of the Chloroflexota bacterium genome:
- a CDS encoding L,D-transpeptidase gives MHRRDLLKRGIGLGLGLALSPLVAGSVQAQEQWVQTWQPADLWSNTGPTAISFGKVRPFTYLRLEGPVENSRVYVFNPKTQGFAYVDAGLVGPSTAPSAAYLAGPRVLSSINLPARASGTASIYREPTADDQLWAVDLDHNDVLLVQDLVEGEDGQRWYRLQDGTFAMEDQVRLPARIAPPTSGKWIDVLLPGPTIVTAYEDGKAVYSALAIHGTAGWETPIGTFRTISRVANERMRGPGYDVPNVLFTQYFTGSGHAIHLNYWSSNWGYAGSHGCLGMSYDDSLWFWNWAPLGTPVDIHV, from the coding sequence ATGCATCGGCGTGACCTGTTGAAGCGCGGCATCGGCCTGGGCCTGGGATTGGCGCTCTCGCCGCTGGTGGCTGGCAGCGTCCAGGCGCAGGAGCAGTGGGTTCAGACCTGGCAGCCAGCCGATCTCTGGTCGAACACGGGCCCGACGGCCATCAGCTTCGGCAAGGTCCGGCCGTTCACCTACCTGCGCCTGGAAGGGCCCGTCGAGAACAGCCGCGTCTACGTCTTCAACCCGAAGACCCAGGGGTTCGCCTATGTCGATGCCGGCCTGGTCGGGCCGAGCACCGCGCCCTCGGCGGCCTACCTGGCTGGCCCGCGCGTCCTGAGCAGCATCAACCTGCCGGCCCGCGCGTCTGGCACGGCCAGCATCTACCGCGAGCCCACCGCCGACGACCAGCTGTGGGCGGTCGACCTCGATCACAACGACGTGCTGCTGGTGCAGGATCTCGTCGAGGGCGAGGACGGCCAGCGCTGGTATCGGCTCCAGGACGGCACCTTCGCGATGGAGGATCAGGTCCGGCTGCCGGCCAGGATCGCGCCGCCAACGTCCGGCAAGTGGATCGACGTGCTGCTGCCTGGGCCGACCATCGTGACCGCCTACGAGGACGGCAAGGCGGTCTACTCGGCGCTGGCGATCCACGGCACGGCCGGCTGGGAGACGCCCATCGGCACGTTCCGCACGATCTCGCGGGTGGCGAACGAGCGGATGCGCGGCCCGGGCTACGATGTGCCCAACGTGCTGTTCACCCAGTACTTCACCGGCTCGGGCCACGCCATCCACCTGAACTACTGGTCGTCGAACTGGGGCTATGCCGGCAGCCACGGGTGCCTGGGCATGAGCTACGACGACTCGCTCTGGTTCTGGAACTGGGCGCCGCTGGGGACGCCGGTCGACATCCACGTGTAG
- a CDS encoding ABC transporter substrate-binding protein, producing MLKRRQFLRVAALGLLATACGPSTPAAPTAAPAKPTEAAKPAAPASPAAAPAASPATAASPAAAASPAAAASPAAAASPAASPAASTAPAAKPAANLTGEIPIGAVWSLTGGAAVYGPQQKNGSELAMNEINASGLLGAAKIKLIFEDDRSVKEGAIPAFEKLINQDKVPAILGPTLSSSALASDPIAQDKKVVVMATSNTANGILEIGDYIFRDSLPESVVVPNTVKVTSEALKYKKVAVMYGEDDAFTKSGYDVFKQALADLKIETATTETFKKGDTDFSAQLTKIKTLNPEAIVLSALAEEAAGIMVQGRQLGIPASVRFIGGNGLNSAQLAKLAGPAAEGAISGAAWFIGAETPGNQAFVKAYTDKYGSPPDQFAAQAYAGVYLLASAIRDAGKTDSQSIRDALAKLKDVDTILGKFSVAANREAVHTPIVQEVKDGKFAVFKA from the coding sequence ATGTTGAAGCGACGACAGTTCCTGCGCGTCGCGGCACTGGGTCTGCTGGCCACGGCATGTGGTCCGTCCACCCCGGCCGCGCCGACCGCCGCTCCGGCCAAGCCGACCGAGGCCGCCAAGCCAGCGGCCCCCGCCAGCCCGGCCGCGGCGCCCGCGGCCAGCCCGGCTACAGCGGCCAGCCCGGCCGCCGCCGCCAGCCCCGCTGCTGCCGCTTCACCGGCCGCCGCGGCCTCTCCCGCTGCCAGCCCGGCCGCGTCAACGGCACCGGCCGCCAAGCCGGCCGCCAACCTGACCGGCGAGATCCCGATCGGCGCTGTCTGGTCCTTGACGGGCGGCGCGGCGGTGTACGGCCCGCAGCAGAAGAACGGCTCCGAGCTGGCGATGAACGAGATCAACGCCAGCGGCCTGCTTGGCGCGGCTAAGATCAAGCTGATCTTCGAGGACGATCGCTCGGTCAAGGAAGGCGCGATCCCGGCGTTCGAGAAGCTCATCAACCAGGACAAGGTGCCGGCCATCCTCGGGCCGACGCTCTCAAGCTCGGCGCTCGCGTCGGACCCGATTGCCCAGGACAAGAAGGTCGTCGTGATGGCGACCTCCAACACGGCGAACGGCATCCTGGAGATCGGCGACTACATCTTCCGAGACAGCCTGCCCGAGTCGGTCGTGGTGCCGAACACCGTCAAGGTCACGTCGGAAGCGCTCAAGTACAAGAAGGTTGCCGTGATGTACGGCGAGGACGACGCCTTCACCAAGAGCGGCTACGACGTCTTCAAGCAGGCCCTCGCCGATCTCAAGATCGAGACGGCGACCACCGAGACCTTCAAGAAGGGCGACACCGACTTCTCGGCCCAGCTCACCAAGATCAAGACGCTGAACCCCGAGGCGATCGTCCTCTCGGCCCTGGCCGAGGAGGCCGCTGGCATCATGGTGCAGGGGCGGCAGCTCGGCATCCCGGCCAGCGTTCGGTTCATCGGCGGCAACGGTCTCAACTCGGCGCAGCTTGCCAAGCTGGCTGGCCCGGCCGCCGAGGGCGCGATCTCGGGGGCGGCCTGGTTCATCGGGGCGGAGACGCCGGGCAACCAGGCGTTCGTCAAGGCCTACACGGACAAGTACGGCAGCCCGCCCGATCAGTTCGCGGCGCAGGCCTACGCCGGCGTCTACCTGTTGGCCTCGGCCATCCGCGACGCCGGCAAGACGGACAGCCAGTCGATCCGCGACGCCCTGGCGAAGCTCA